One Oncorhynchus clarkii lewisi isolate Uvic-CL-2024 chromosome 28, UVic_Ocla_1.0, whole genome shotgun sequence genomic region harbors:
- the LOC139387521 gene encoding transmembrane protein 275-like, whose protein sequence is MVITDRSSSTPGPKKKEPKKRASRPHCLPSPALCCACGLCIMLAGINITLVGAFAFSTMVPSTNPPIIIGPILLLVAFSFFGACCVCSRLPPAQGSRRSNVGGRSMGMMGRGGLAGGVTFEIETSEHTLQDTTAVQLSPSASPGSSRASSPERDASPDPASPGTFKLFTMETNGPTSATACYSASSAGRGAVRLNLPRDDVAT, encoded by the coding sequence ATGGTCATCACTGACAGGAGCTCCAGCACTCCTGGGCCCAAGAAGAAGGAACCGAAGAAGAGGGCATCCCGCCCCCATTGCCTGCCCTCCCCGGCGCTGTGCTGCGCGTGTGGCTTGTGCATCATGCTGGCAGGCATCAACATCACCCTGGTGGGGGCATTTGCCTTCAGCACCATGGTGCCCTCTACCAACCCTCCCATCATCATAGGGCCCATCCTGCTTCTGGTGGCCTTCTCTTTCTTCGGGGCGTGCTGTGTCTGCAGCCGCCTGCCCCCTGCCCAGGGCTCCCGGAGGTCTAATGTGGGCGGAAGGAGCATGGGGATGATGGGGCGTGGAGGTTTAGCCGGGGGAGTGACGTTTGAGATTGAGACGAGTGAGCACACATTGCAGGACACGACAGCAGTACAGCTCAGCCCCTCAGCTTCACCTGGGTCATCCCGGGCATCCAGCCCCGAGCGGGATGCTTCTCCTGACCCCGCATCCCCAGGGACTTTCAAGCTCTTCACCATGGAGACCAATGGCCCCACCTCCGCCACGGCATGCTATTCCGCCTCCTCGGCAGGGAGAGGGGCTGTGAGGCTCAACCTGCCACGTGATGATGTGGCCACCTAG